In the genome of Oceaniferula marina, one region contains:
- a CDS encoding right-handed parallel beta-helix repeat-containing protein: MLRRLSRLMPERGFLLWMLLFVGSELVIAEVASGSGIPLRLSAADDLARAVQRAHPGTVILLKDGVYKLTRPLQFGQAGVSMRSESGKREKVILDGFQGKGKLSRKACVNELIAIRASRVSISDLTIRYARDHSIHVSPGGDKTIEDIVMRNLHIYDCGQQLIKVNSNGAKPPAWVDRGLLEGCLIEFKDTSIMDDQGKYFYTGGLDVHGGKDWVIRRNTFKNIQREGKLMEHAVHMWSRSRGTVVEQNQLIDCYRAIGFGMKTKPEGLVREYEDGAGKDPYVDHLGGVIRNNVIYNAKGIHLESGIELANVTGVKVLHNTVVSQDPPFSSIEYRWPNTRVEIRNNIVSHRIRQRNEAVAKLDHNLLNASPALFLGHAKGDLRLSAQAKDAIDRGMRLPDGQVAHDIDGVKRGQQPDIGAYEWRKEKPGN, from the coding sequence ATGTTGAGACGTTTATCAAGGTTGATGCCGGAGCGGGGATTTTTGCTGTGGATGCTGTTGTTTGTGGGCTCCGAATTGGTTATCGCCGAAGTGGCTTCCGGTTCTGGAATACCACTACGTTTGTCAGCCGCTGATGATTTGGCCCGTGCGGTGCAGCGGGCCCACCCCGGGACGGTCATTTTACTCAAGGATGGCGTCTACAAACTGACCCGCCCCTTGCAATTTGGTCAGGCGGGGGTGTCGATGCGTTCGGAGTCCGGTAAGCGGGAAAAGGTGATCCTCGACGGCTTCCAAGGCAAAGGAAAGCTTTCCCGCAAAGCATGTGTCAACGAGTTGATCGCTATCCGTGCATCCCGCGTGAGTATCAGTGATCTAACTATTCGTTATGCCCGTGACCACTCAATCCATGTTTCGCCAGGTGGCGATAAAACAATTGAAGATATTGTGATGCGCAATTTGCACATCTATGACTGCGGTCAGCAGCTGATCAAGGTGAACTCGAACGGAGCCAAGCCTCCGGCCTGGGTGGACCGGGGCTTACTGGAAGGATGTCTGATTGAATTTAAGGACACCTCCATCATGGATGATCAAGGGAAATACTTCTACACCGGTGGTCTGGATGTGCATGGTGGCAAGGACTGGGTGATCCGGAGAAATACGTTTAAAAACATCCAACGCGAGGGGAAATTGATGGAACACGCCGTGCATATGTGGTCGAGGTCACGCGGCACCGTGGTGGAGCAGAACCAATTGATCGATTGTTATCGTGCGATTGGTTTTGGCATGAAAACCAAGCCCGAGGGGCTGGTGCGTGAGTATGAAGATGGCGCGGGAAAGGACCCCTATGTTGACCACCTTGGGGGAGTGATCCGGAACAACGTGATTTATAATGCCAAAGGCATCCACCTTGAGTCAGGCATTGAGCTCGCTAATGTCACCGGCGTGAAGGTGCTGCATAACACCGTGGTCAGTCAGGACCCTCCTTTTTCGAGCATCGAATATCGTTGGCCAAATACCCGGGTTGAGATCAGGAACAACATCGTCAGCCATCGTATCCGGCAGAGAAATGAAGCGGTGGCGAAGCTCGATCACAATCTGCTGAATGCGTCGCCTGCACTGTTCCTGGGACATGCCAAAGGAGACTTGCGTCTTTCAGCACAGGCCAAGGATGCCATTGATCGCGGAATGCGATTGCCGGATGGTCAGGTCGCTCATGACATCGATGGTGTGAAGCGCGGTCAACAGCCCGACATCGGAGCCTATGAATGGCGGAAGGAGAAGCCCGGAAACTAA
- a CDS encoding sodium/glutamate symporter → MELELNRVWTVVVALACIEIGKWLNRKFIWLEKGNIPPAVSAGLLISLILAGVRSLGWLDLSLDPVPRDALLLVFFASLGFGAHLGKLASAGKGTLVICLAILALIFTQNFIGVAMAKLFGQPEEIGLFCGSIAFLGGHGTAVAWANTDMASSMSGAFELGVGSATMGLVLGGLVAGPVSMFLMKRKTEDIVHATVFEKDAPVVTRREHVFSSNRWLICLLFVLVCVAIGVPVREWFNERGTSIPAFLAVMLVAVLVTNFADLIKKPMDEEVSDLIGTVSLRIFLAMAMLSLDWGELASYLPMLLCASILQVTAIIGIAYFVVYKMFGRGHEGSCAAGGFIGFGLGAMPVGLAVIRRLTETFGNCPKAILAITLAASLFCDTANAVLISAFFKWFG, encoded by the coding sequence ATGGAACTGGAACTCAACCGGGTGTGGACCGTTGTCGTTGCCCTTGCTTGCATCGAGATCGGCAAATGGCTCAACCGTAAATTTATTTGGTTAGAAAAGGGAAATATTCCTCCCGCCGTCTCCGCCGGGTTACTGATCTCACTGATTCTGGCCGGCGTGCGCTCTCTCGGATGGTTGGATCTTTCTCTCGATCCCGTTCCACGCGACGCACTGCTACTGGTCTTTTTTGCCTCGCTCGGTTTTGGCGCTCATCTGGGAAAACTTGCCTCGGCCGGCAAAGGTACACTGGTGATCTGTCTCGCCATTCTCGCTCTGATTTTCACTCAGAACTTCATTGGTGTTGCGATGGCCAAGCTCTTTGGCCAACCCGAGGAAATCGGACTTTTCTGTGGTAGTATCGCTTTTCTCGGAGGCCACGGCACAGCGGTGGCATGGGCGAACACCGACATGGCAAGCTCCATGAGCGGTGCCTTCGAGCTTGGTGTTGGTAGTGCCACCATGGGACTGGTGCTTGGCGGTTTGGTCGCCGGCCCCGTCTCCATGTTTCTGATGAAGCGAAAAACCGAGGACATCGTACACGCCACGGTGTTCGAAAAAGATGCCCCGGTTGTCACCCGACGTGAACATGTTTTTTCCTCCAACCGCTGGCTCATCTGCCTGCTCTTTGTCTTGGTCTGCGTTGCGATTGGTGTACCAGTCCGCGAATGGTTCAATGAACGAGGCACCTCCATCCCCGCTTTCCTTGCTGTGATGCTGGTCGCCGTGCTGGTAACCAACTTCGCCGACCTGATCAAAAAACCCATGGATGAGGAGGTCTCCGATCTGATTGGCACCGTCTCACTGCGCATCTTTCTCGCCATGGCTATGCTATCACTCGACTGGGGGGAACTTGCCAGCTACCTGCCGATGTTGCTCTGTGCCTCGATTCTCCAAGTCACGGCCATCATCGGCATCGCCTATTTCGTCGTCTACAAAATGTTTGGCCGTGGCCATGAAGGTTCCTGTGCCGCAGGCGGGTTTATTGGATTCGGTCTGGGAGCCATGCCGGTCGGCCTCGCCGTCATCCGGCGTTTGACCGAAACCTTCGGCAACTGCCCCAAAGCCATTCTGGCGATCACTCTGGCGGCCTCCCTCTTCTGTGACACCGCCAACGCCGTTCTGATTTCAGCATTCTTCAAATGGTTCGGGTAA